Proteins encoded within one genomic window of Oryza glaberrima chromosome 12, OglaRS2, whole genome shotgun sequence:
- the LOC127757462 gene encoding kinesin-like protein KIN-14R has product MEMEEEGSGRGGDRAAAHGRIGGDSPVMVSSASVRKTVKMSETCDFIPYVDDDDDGGNSEEENSASSGVLPCDGMQHDTPDYIRRGAAAARHRIAPLELFSDPSPPQGPPSPSPANGGAALEATSNDGVAAPQVHPPEGTGGGEQETTTLGSQSVHETLHIEENEGKCSCCGQLKQEYSLLLREKEECRRVLEDLMRENELKSRECHEAQASLHELRMELMRKSMHVGSLAFAVEGQVKEKSRWCQLLNDLSEKFKALKAEHQILLQESLECKKFVADATQMTTTIQQHVNQYASLECEFKDLKERFTEETKERKDLYNKLIEVKGNIRVFCRCRPLNGEEIEEGASMAVDFESAKDGELIVRGHVSSKKVFKFDSVFSPEEDQEKVFEKTAPFATSVLDGYNVCIFAYGQTGTGKTFTMEGIEGARGVNYRTLEELFRITKERQGLFQYEITVSVLEVYNEQIHDLLLTGTQPGATAKRLEVRQVAEGVHHVPGLVEARVTNMNEAWEVLQTGSKARVVGSTNANEHSSRSHCMHCVMVKGENLMNGEQTKSKLWLIDLAGSERVAKTDAQGERLKEAQNINKSLSALGDVISALATKSQHIPFRNSKLTHLLQDSLSGDSKTLMFVQISPNENDVGETLCSLNFASRVRGIELGQARKQVDIGELSRYKLMAGRAKQDSKNKDAQIKSMEETIQSLEANNKAKDLLTMNLQEKIKELEAQLLVERKIARQHVDNKIAQDHLHQQQQGMKPENSPYPTRSPMAERNLNSTAEKPATLLKDLGIARQMFSDSNTDTYSINHLMSMSSEKENNPAGGAQPTKARRVSLCGGAHQQPAAPPRRGSLIPLPRRNSLMLPLPLPKPATPAAAASPLDMITEQCSSPPVIAPNDNRCGGGRNKRIINSILRRSLQKKVIIRPPLMAAHQSGRRAGAGVAGTTTHGGSGVVMRARRVPVSGGRGGGGVQHNREKERGWNNGTSLRQLN; this is encoded by the exons atggagatggaggaggaagggagcgggaggggaggggatcgcgCCGCCGCTCATGGCCGGATAG gcgGCGACTCGCCGGTGATGGTGTCGTCGGCGTCGGTCAGGAAGACGGTGAAGATGTCCGAGACCTGCGACTTCATCCCctacgtcgacgacgacgacgacggcggcaacaGCGAAG AGGAGAATTCCGCCTCGTCGGGGGTCCTCCCGTGCGACGGGATGCAGCACGACACGCCCGACTACATCAGGAggggcgccgcggccgccaggCACAGGATCGCGCCGCTCGAGCTCTTCTCGgacccctcgccgccgcagggcccgccttctccttctccggccAACGGCGGTGCCGCCCTGGAAGCCACCTCCAACGATGGCGTGGCCGCGCCGCAGGTTCATCCTCCCGAAGGCACAGGTGGTGGAGAGCAGGAGACCACCACCTTGGGTTCACAAAGCGTGCATGAAACACTGCACATTGAGGAAAATGAG GGAAAATGCAGCTGCTGTGGACAGCTCAAGCAGGAATACTCTCTGCTTTTGAGGGAGAAGGAAGAGTGCAGGAGAGTTTTGGAGGACTTGATGAGGGAGAACGAGCTCAAGAGCAGGGAATGCCACGAGGCTCAGGCGTCCCTGCACGAGCTGAGGATGGAGCTGATGCGAAAGTCAATGCATGTTGGCTCCTTGG CATTTGCAGTGGAGGGGCAAGTGAAAGAGAAGAGTCGTTGGTGTCAGTTGCTGAACGATTTGAGTGAGAAATTTAAG GCGTTGAAGGCAGAGCACCAGATTTTACTACAAGAATCGCTTGAATGCAAAAAATTTGTGGCAGATGCTACACAAATGACTACGACAATCCAACAACATG TGAACCAATATGCAAGTTTGGAATGTGAGTTTAAGGATCTCAAAGAGAGGTTCACTGAGGagacaaaagaaagaaaagatctttacaACAAGCTTATAGAGGTCAAAG GAAACATAAGAGTTTTTTGCCGGTGCCGGCCATTAAATGGTGAAGAAATTGAAGAAGGGGCTTCGATGGCAGTTGATTTTGAATCTGCAAAAGACGGTGAACTAATTGTCAGAGGGCATGTATCTTCAAAAAaggttttcaaatttgattctGTTTTCAGCCCTGAAGAAGATCAAG AAAAGGTGTTTGAGAAAACTGCGCCTTTTGCAACTTCAGTGCTGGATGGGTACAAtgtttgcatatttgcttatgGACAAACGGGCACTGGTAAAACATTTACAATGGAAGGAATTGAAGGTGCTCGAGGGGTTAACTACAGAACTCTAGAGGAACTCTTTCGAATTACTAAAGAAAGACAAGGCCTTTTTCAGTATGAGATTACTGTCAGCGTTTTGGAGGTGTACAATGAACAAATTCATGATTTGCTGCTGACAGGGACTCAGCCTGGTGCAACAGCCAAAAG GCTAGAAGTAAGGCAAGTTGCAGAAGGAGTTCATCATGTACCAGGACTGGTTGAAGCACGCGTTACTAATATGAATGAGGCCTGGGAGGTCCTCCAAACTGGAAGCAAAGCTAGGGTTGTCGGTTCAACGAATGCTAATGAGCATAGCAGCCGGTCACACTG TATGCATTGTGTAATGGTCAAAGGAGAAAACTTGATGAATGGGGAACAAACAAAAAGTAAATTGTGGTTAATTGACCTTGCCGGGAGTGAGCGAGTGGCAAAGACAGATGCTCAAGGAGAACGGCTGAAAGAAGCTCAAAATATTAACAAGTCCCTTTCTGCACTTGGAGATGTCATATCTGCTCTTGCAACCAAGAGCCAGCATATACCGTTCAG GAACTCAAAGCTAACGCACTTGCTGCAGGACTCACTAA GTGGAGACTCCAAGACTTTGATGTTTGTTCAGATCAGTCCAAATGAGAACGATGTGGGTGAAACTCTTTGCTCGCTAAACTTTGCAAGCAGAGTGCGGGGAATAGAGCTTGGACAAGCAAGAAAACAAGTTGATATTGGTGAACTGTCAAGATATAAGCTGATG GCTGGGAGAGCCAAACAGGACAGTAAGAATAAAGATGCTCAGATTAAGAGCATGGAAGAAACAATCCAATCGCTTGAAGCAAATAACAAGGCCAAAGACCTACTCACTATGAATCTCCAAGAGAAG ATCAAAGAGCTGGAAGCACAGCTGCTGGTTGAAAGGAAGATAGCGAGGCAGCACGTCGACAACAAGATCGCCCAAGATCACctgcatcagcagcagcaaggcaTGAAGCCAGAAAACTCGCCGTACCCGACGAGAAGCCCCATGGCAGAGAGGAACCTCAACTCCACAGCAGAGAAGCCAGCAACGTTGCTTAAAGACCTCGGAATCGCGAGGCAGATGTTCTCCGACAGCAACACGGACACCTACAGCATCAACCACCTGATGTCCATGTCGTCGGAGAAGGAGAACAACCCTGCCGGCGGCGCGCAGCCTACAAAAGCCAGAAGAGTCTCACTCTGCGGCGGAGCTCACCAGCAGCCGGCTGCTCCTCCCCGCCGTGGCTCGCTGATCCCGCTGCCGCGGCGGAACTCACTGATGCTGCCTCTACCATTGCCCAAGCCCGCAacacccgcggcggcggcgtcgccgctgGACATGATCACCGAGCagtgctcctcgccgccggtgatcgCCCCCAACGACAACaggtgcggcggcggacggAACAAGAGGATCATCAACAGCATCCTGCGGCGCAGCCTGCAGAAGAAGGTGATCATCAGGCCGCCACTAATGGCAGCTCATCAGTCAGGGAGgagggccggcgccggcgtggcggGTACCACCACCCATGGCGGCAGCGGGGTGGTGATGAGGGCGCGGCGTGTGCCGgtgagcggcggccggggaggagggggggtgCAGCACAacagggagaaggagagagggtGGAACAATGGGACCAGCCTCAGGCAGCTCAACTAG
- the LOC127758226 gene encoding glycine-rich protein DOT1-like → MEPYAPFSSPPLRGAVAAAGRRSRPASRSSSIGGWSGSGSGGASAEYISLRDVLVEGGGGGGGGGGGGGGGGGGGGGGGGGGGGGGSWREYSSHDIHEFDASNIGIRNHLLKHAASAYLQSAVVVPPREQGCLARLWRHVVRLRAARGGGGGGVGVGGGDGGARGRGRGRVLLRACSWQGCVDDPAELCASFVARSARRIAAFLAGIWA, encoded by the coding sequence ATGGAGCCATACGCGCCGTtctcatcgccgccgctgcggggggcagtggcggcggcggggcggcggtcgaggccggcgagccggagcagcagcatcggcggctggagcggtagtgggagcggcggcgccagcgccgaGTACATCAGCCTCCGCGACGTGctggtggagggcggcggcggcggaggaggaggaggaggaggaggcggaggcggaggaggaggaggcggcggcggcggaggtggaggtggaggaggagggagctggCGCGAGTACTCGAGCCACGACATCCACGAGTTCGACGCGTCCAACATCGGGATCAGGAACCACCTGCTGAAGCACGCCGCGTCGGCGTACCTGCagtccgccgtcgtcgtgccgccgcgggaGCAGGGGTGCCTCGCCCGCCTGTGGCGCCACGTCGTCCGGCTgcgcgccgcccgcggcggcggcggcggcggcgttggcgttggcggcggcgacgggggagcgcgggggcgcggccgcggccgcgtgcTCCTGCGGGCGTGCTCGTGGCAGGGCTGCGTCGACGACCCCGCCGAGCTCTGCGCCTCGTTCGTCGCGCGCTCGGCGCGGCGCATCGCCGCCTTCCTTGCCGGCATCTGGGCCTAG
- the LOC127758228 gene encoding 50S ribosomal protein HLP, mitochondrial-like, with the protein MAAFLRSKCSSVGRTLMGGLGNNLFGAVNSSVETVSRPSHCDPIFQQIRTFIQMRTNLKVVDNSGAKRVMCIQSLRGKKGARLGDTIIGSVKEAQPRGKVKKGDVVYGVVVRAAMKRGRNDGSEIQFDDNAIVLVNNKGELIGTRVFGPVPHELRKKKHLKILALAEHIV; encoded by the exons ATGGCAGCATTCCTGAGGTCAAAATGTTCGTCAG TTGGACGTACCTTGATGGGAGGCCTTGGGAACAATCTATTTGGAGCCGTTAACTCATCTGTTGAAACGGTGTCAAGACCATCTCATTGTGATCCTATCTTTCAG CAAATCAGAACATTCATCCAGATGAGAACAAACCTAAAGGTGGTAGACAACTCTGGTGCCAAGCGCGTTATGTGCATCCAGTCCTTGAGGGGGAAGAAAGGAGCGAGGCTCGGGGACACTATAATTGGATCTGTCAAGGAAGCACAGCCTCGTGGTAAGGTGAAGAAAGGAGACGTGGTCTATGGAGTGGTTGTCCGTGCTGCTATGAAGCGAGGACGCAACGATGGCAGCGAGATCCAGTTTGATGACAACGCGATTGTCCTTGTGAACAACAAAGGCGAGCTGATTGGCACTCGTGTATTTGGTCCTGTTCCCCACGAACTCAGGAAAAAGAAGCATCTCAAGATCCTAGCGTTAGCGGAACACATAGTTTGA